In the Salvelinus fontinalis isolate EN_2023a chromosome 34, ASM2944872v1, whole genome shotgun sequence genome, one interval contains:
- the LOC129833841 gene encoding uncharacterized protein LOC129833841 isoform X3 produces the protein MKIFHYIDAVEFLCQIKEIVSKHRNSKIPLAKPKSYELRIGGLEDTVHAGDGEQLEVWKDCYLPERMEMVVIGALDDFRCSAAGWQLVLLLCEDGNVYAYEFEVLHLVARSLEDLFKSGAEFPGLEKFRFGECFEELTEEEMEKEMQCDEIKKIDDEHIQFRRRLEIEMLEDLKAIKQSETIVTELPTTKGPSSVEERTGHGRTFWTARDPTPREEILAGRDRLPWEQLETARRAEAAGERNQRYEGTRLARKPERQPQKRGYWRSQVGDLSQLPRAYGDELVTGQAPRYRGDAHGVLSAHS, from the exons ATGAAGATATTTCATTATATAG ATGCTGTAGAATTCCTCTGCCAAATCAAAGAGATTGTGTCAAAACATCGCAACAGCAAGATTCCTCTTGCAAAGCCGAAAAGTTACGAGTTGAGAATCGGTGGTCTGGAGGACACTGTCCACGCTGGAGATGGTGAACAGTTAGAAGTTTGGAAAGACTGCTACCTTCCAGAGAGAATGGAGATGGTGGTCATTGGTGCCCTGGATGACTTCCGATGTTCGGCAGCAGGATGGCAGCTGGTTCTCCTGTTATGTGAAGATGGCAATGTCTATGCCTACGAGTTTGAAGTTCTACACCTGGTTGCCAGAAGCTTGGAGGATCTCTTTAAGTCTGGAGCGGAGTTCCCAGGACTGGAGAAATTCAGATTTGGAGAATGCTTTGAGGAATTG ACtgaggaagagatggagaaagagatgcaatgtgatgaaataaagaaAATCGATGACGAGCATATTCAGTTCCGAAGAAGATTGGAGATTGAGATGCTGGAGGATCTCAAAGCAATCAAGCAATCTGAG acgatcgtgacagaactacccaccaccaaaggaccaagcagcgtggaagagaggactggacatgggaggacattctggacggcaagggatcCTACACCcagggaggagatcctggctggtagggatcgcctcccatgggaacagttgGAGACAgccaggagagcggaggcagcagGAGAAAGGAACCAGCGGTATGAGGGAACaaggctggcaaggaagcccgagaggcagccccaaaaacgAGGAtattggcggagtcaggtaggagacctgagccaactcccccgtGCTTACGGTGACGAGCTtgtgactggtcaggccccgCGCTATAGgggtgatgcgcacggtgtcctcagtgcgcactcatag
- the LOC129833841 gene encoding uncharacterized protein LOC129833841 isoform X4, with product MLNTNCAEFWSDPYSSSSSEEEALDSHYRTTHLTRTKQQQQQQQERLQQQQERLHYLEKWTWEDDLDGKGHWAEPGEYRRPKEELEAAKAERRYYEALARQSGWRPERQPQKCLWGGTGSVAESGVRPEPTPPAYRKEPVRAELEML from the exons atgttgaacactaactgcgctgaattttggtccgacccttactcctcctcctcatccgaggaggaggcattagacagccactacagaaccacccacctaacccggaccaagcagcagcagcagcagcagcaggagaggctgcagcagcagcaggagaggctgcactatttggagaaatggacatgggaggacgaccTAGACGGCAAAGGACACTGGGcagagccaggggaatatcgccgccccaaagaagagctggaggcagcgaaggcggaGAGGCGctattatgaggcgctagcacggcagagcggctggaggcccgagaggcagccccaaaaatgtctttgGGGGggcacggggagtgtggcagagtcaggagtcagacctgagccaactccccctgcttaccgtaaggagccggtcagggcggaattggag ATGCTGTAG
- the LOC129833843 gene encoding uncharacterized protein LOC129833843 isoform X2: MGRLDDAAKRKVVELRQAGLSFRKIKAVLELENIRVSAQAIYLYLKEFQRKKVQRGGESAAAPDPQTTPAVGPGRGDGGSREGWNDQQIRNLLREASRHAGYVAASEFAKQCPGSTPPEVRGQGPSGTGGEGASRGQSNRTEKQEEGNKKEDEDKDIQIVSVTSLAQNSQQRGLPPAGAAAVTVTGAYMRKRATPSPATNPILAARKRLLDKALSHRAKSYQQVAALLRREQSNAPGSDVQRPVAADQPQSYDPVAQRLTQVRNLDGQQGASVPRQMFQQRVGGQAVRSPHPAPPRVGIRLPNPPPPPPTSQGSSPVIRLQSPGSQGMNQGLLRRDRNPSPQQAAHQEAGGRCGGGSGGGLQEQVQTLGSEIHSLSLAVRMLVEQQYRLEREQVQQTQVQRQILSTLQTLASRLEAPCTSLHQQRQHPKTPPPPVLPASGSASYSQDTFPFSQGGYAQCSQAQPSYNGMDSSSLETIETFKLSGQSPHGINGFQTGSISSTTDSLTLTHTPTYTLAHTQPYSSAYTQQPHTQTHMPSCTQSYATTYTQSHTQSYRGTDSTDYPSTCTEGALQDCMAPTQASVDLDSDITVSPQETQLNIIKVEAL, encoded by the exons ATGGGCCGTCTGGACGATGCTGCCAAGCGCAAGGTGGTGGAGCTGCGGCAGGCGGGCTTGAGCTTCCGCAAGATCAAGGCGGTGCTGGAGCTGGAGAACATCCGGGTGTCTGCCCAGGCCATCTACCTGTACCTCAAGGAGTTCCAGAGGAAGAAGGTCCAGAGGGGTGGTGAAAGTGCTGCAGCCCCAGACCCACAGACCACACCTGCGGTTGGGCCAGGGAGGGGAGATGGTGGAAGCCGGGAGGGCTGGAATGACCAGCAAATACGGAATCTACTGCGGGAGGCGTCACGCCACGCAGGCTATGTTGCGGCATCAGAGTTCGCCAAGCAGTGTCCTGGCTCCACTCCTCCTGAAGTCAGGGGTCAGGGGCCGTCTGGGACAGGAGGTGAAGGCGCCAGCAGAGGACAGAGCAACAGGACAGAGAAACAGGAGGAAGGGAACaagaaggaggatgaggataagGACATCCAGATTGTCAGTGTCACATCATTGGCTCAGAACTCTCAACAGAGGGGTCTTCCACCCGCAGGAGCAGCGGCTGTGACTGTGACAGGGGCCTACATGCGTAAGAGAGCCACGCCCTCTCCAGCTACTAACCCCATACTGGCAGCACGCAAAAGGCTTCTGGATAAGGCTTTGTCTCATAGAGCAAAG TCCTACCAGCAGGTAGCAGCTCTGCTGAGAAGAGAACAGTCTAATGCtcctggttctgatgtccagagaCCTGTGGCAGCAGATCAACCACAGTCCTATGACCCAGTCGCTCAGAGGCTTACTCAAGTG AGGAATTTGGATGGCCAGCAAGGAGCCAGTGTTCCCAGACAGATGTTCCAGCAGAGAGTCGGTGGCCAAGCTGTCCGCTCCCCACACCCTGCTCCTCCCCGTGTGGGCATCCGGCtccccaaccctccaccaccgCCACCCACCTCCCAGGGTAGTAGCCCTGTCATCCGCCTCCAAAGCCCTGGGAGCCAGGGCATGAACCAGGGCCTTCTCAGGAGAGACAGGAACCCCAGCCCTCAGCAGGCAGCTCACCAGGAGGCTGGAGGGAGATGCGGGGGAGGGAGTGGTGGGGGTCTCCAGGAGCAGGTCCAGACCCTGGGCTCTGAGATCCACAGCCTGAGCCTGGCGGTGCGCATGCTGGTGGAGCAGCAGTACCGACTGGAGAGGGAGCAGGTCCAGCAGACCCAGGTCCAGAGGCAGATTCTCAGCACCCTGCAGACCCTGGCCTCCAGACTGGAGGCACCCTGTACCAGCCTCCACCAGCAGCGACAGCATCCCAAAACTCCCCCACCCCCGGTCTTACCTGCCTCAGGCTCTGCCTCCTACAGCCAGGACACGTTCCCCTTCAGCCAAGGAGGGTATGCTCAGTGTAGCCAGGCCCAGCCCAGCTACAACGGGATGGACAGCTCCAGTCTAGAGACCATAGAGACCTTCAAACTGTCCGGACAGAGCCCCCATGGCATCAACGGCTTCCAGACAGGCAGCATCAGTAGTACCACCGATAGCCTCACGCTCACACACACCCCGACATACACGCTGGCGCACACACAGCCTTACTCGTCAGCCTACACACAGCagccacacactcaaacacacatgccCTCATGCACACAGTCTTACGCCACCACATacacgcagtcacacacacagtcctatagaggaacagacagtacagactaTCCCAGCACCTGCACAGAGGGAGCTCTCCAGGACTGTATGGCCCCCACCCAGGCCTCTGTTGACCTGGACTCAGACATCACAGTCTCCCCACAGGAAACCCAGCTCAACATCATTAAAGTAGAGGCACTCTAA
- the LOC129833845 gene encoding RNA-binding protein with serine-rich domain 1-like: MAPSPTKRKEEEKSKDRGKEKTATKEGGDKERGREKGHKRRSASTGSSSSSSSSSGSSSGSSSGSSSSGTSRSGSSRSSSSSSSSSSGSPDPGRRRHDNRRRSRSASKTQKKGDDKERRRRSPSPKPTKVHLGRLTRNVTKDHIQEIFATYGKIKMIDMPVERLHPNLSRGYAYVEFETPEEAQKALKHMDGGQIDGQEITTSAVLAPRIRPPPRRQSPPRRMPPPPPMWRRTPPRMRRRSRSPRRRSPVRRRSRSPGRRRHRSRSSSNSSR, translated from the exons AT GGCACCGTCACCCACAAAGCGTAAGGAGGAGGAAAAGTCAAAGGACAGGGGAAAAGAGAAGACTGCCACTAAGGAAGGGGGGGacaaggagagaggcagggagaagggCCACAAACGACGCAGTGCATCCACTGGGAGCAGCAGCAG CTCCAGCAGCAGCTCTGGCTCCAGCTCTGGTTCCTCCAGCGGCTCTAGTTCCTCTGGCACCAGCCGCTCTGGGTCTTCCCGGTCCAGCTCCTCCAGCTCATCTAGTTCCTCTGGGTCGCCCGATCCCGGCCGCCGCCGCCACGACAATCGTCGCCGCTCCCGCTCCGC GTCCAAAACACAGAAGAAGGGAGATGACAAGGAGCGAAGGAGAAGGAGCCCGAGCCCCAAGCCCACCAAAGTTCACTTAGGAAGACTGACCAGAAATGTGACCAAG GACCACATCCAGGAGATCTTTGCCACCTATGGCAAGATCAAGATGATTGACATGCCAGTGGAGAGGCTCCACCCAAACCTGTCCCGGGGCTACGCCTATGTGGAGTTCGAGACTCCAGAGGAGGCCCAGAAGGCCCTGAAACACATGGATGGTG GTCAGATTGATGGTCAGGAGATCACCACCTCTGCTGTGCTGGCTCCAAGGATACGCCCTCCCCCTCGCAGACAGTCACCCCCACGCAGAATGCCCCCACCTCCCCCCATGTGGCGCCGCACCCCACCTCGCATGAGGAGAAG GTCTCGGTCACCAAGGAGACGGTCCCCCGTGCGCCGACGCTCCAGGTCCCCGGGGCGCAGACGTCATCGTTCCCGCTCCAGTTCCAACTCCTCGCGGTAG
- the LOC129833843 gene encoding uncharacterized protein LOC129833843 isoform X1, with protein sequence MGRLDDAAKRKVVELRQAGLSFRKIKAVLELENIRVSAQAIYLYLKEFQRKKVQRGGESAAAPDPQTTPAVGPGRGDGGSREGWNDQQIRNLLREASRHAGYVAASEFAKQCPGSTPPEVRGQGPSGTGGEGASRGQSNRTEKQEEGNKKEDEDKDIQIVSVTSLAQNSQQRGLPPAGAAAVTVTGAYMRKRATPSPATNPILAARKRLLDKALSHRAKIRDSSYQSYQQVAALLRREQSNAPGSDVQRPVAADQPQSYDPVAQRLTQVRNLDGQQGASVPRQMFQQRVGGQAVRSPHPAPPRVGIRLPNPPPPPPTSQGSSPVIRLQSPGSQGMNQGLLRRDRNPSPQQAAHQEAGGRCGGGSGGGLQEQVQTLGSEIHSLSLAVRMLVEQQYRLEREQVQQTQVQRQILSTLQTLASRLEAPCTSLHQQRQHPKTPPPPVLPASGSASYSQDTFPFSQGGYAQCSQAQPSYNGMDSSSLETIETFKLSGQSPHGINGFQTGSISSTTDSLTLTHTPTYTLAHTQPYSSAYTQQPHTQTHMPSCTQSYATTYTQSHTQSYRGTDSTDYPSTCTEGALQDCMAPTQASVDLDSDITVSPQETQLNIIKVEAL encoded by the exons ATGGGCCGTCTGGACGATGCTGCCAAGCGCAAGGTGGTGGAGCTGCGGCAGGCGGGCTTGAGCTTCCGCAAGATCAAGGCGGTGCTGGAGCTGGAGAACATCCGGGTGTCTGCCCAGGCCATCTACCTGTACCTCAAGGAGTTCCAGAGGAAGAAGGTCCAGAGGGGTGGTGAAAGTGCTGCAGCCCCAGACCCACAGACCACACCTGCGGTTGGGCCAGGGAGGGGAGATGGTGGAAGCCGGGAGGGCTGGAATGACCAGCAAATACGGAATCTACTGCGGGAGGCGTCACGCCACGCAGGCTATGTTGCGGCATCAGAGTTCGCCAAGCAGTGTCCTGGCTCCACTCCTCCTGAAGTCAGGGGTCAGGGGCCGTCTGGGACAGGAGGTGAAGGCGCCAGCAGAGGACAGAGCAACAGGACAGAGAAACAGGAGGAAGGGAACaagaaggaggatgaggataagGACATCCAGATTGTCAGTGTCACATCATTGGCTCAGAACTCTCAACAGAGGGGTCTTCCACCCGCAGGAGCAGCGGCTGTGACTGTGACAGGGGCCTACATGCGTAAGAGAGCCACGCCCTCTCCAGCTACTAACCCCATACTGGCAGCACGCAAAAGGCTTCTGGATAAGGCTTTGTCTCATAGAGCAAAG ATAAGAGACTCTTCTTATCAGTCCTACCAGCAGGTAGCAGCTCTGCTGAGAAGAGAACAGTCTAATGCtcctggttctgatgtccagagaCCTGTGGCAGCAGATCAACCACAGTCCTATGACCCAGTCGCTCAGAGGCTTACTCAAGTG AGGAATTTGGATGGCCAGCAAGGAGCCAGTGTTCCCAGACAGATGTTCCAGCAGAGAGTCGGTGGCCAAGCTGTCCGCTCCCCACACCCTGCTCCTCCCCGTGTGGGCATCCGGCtccccaaccctccaccaccgCCACCCACCTCCCAGGGTAGTAGCCCTGTCATCCGCCTCCAAAGCCCTGGGAGCCAGGGCATGAACCAGGGCCTTCTCAGGAGAGACAGGAACCCCAGCCCTCAGCAGGCAGCTCACCAGGAGGCTGGAGGGAGATGCGGGGGAGGGAGTGGTGGGGGTCTCCAGGAGCAGGTCCAGACCCTGGGCTCTGAGATCCACAGCCTGAGCCTGGCGGTGCGCATGCTGGTGGAGCAGCAGTACCGACTGGAGAGGGAGCAGGTCCAGCAGACCCAGGTCCAGAGGCAGATTCTCAGCACCCTGCAGACCCTGGCCTCCAGACTGGAGGCACCCTGTACCAGCCTCCACCAGCAGCGACAGCATCCCAAAACTCCCCCACCCCCGGTCTTACCTGCCTCAGGCTCTGCCTCCTACAGCCAGGACACGTTCCCCTTCAGCCAAGGAGGGTATGCTCAGTGTAGCCAGGCCCAGCCCAGCTACAACGGGATGGACAGCTCCAGTCTAGAGACCATAGAGACCTTCAAACTGTCCGGACAGAGCCCCCATGGCATCAACGGCTTCCAGACAGGCAGCATCAGTAGTACCACCGATAGCCTCACGCTCACACACACCCCGACATACACGCTGGCGCACACACAGCCTTACTCGTCAGCCTACACACAGCagccacacactcaaacacacatgccCTCATGCACACAGTCTTACGCCACCACATacacgcagtcacacacacagtcctatagaggaacagacagtacagactaTCCCAGCACCTGCACAGAGGGAGCTCTCCAGGACTGTATGGCCCCCACCCAGGCCTCTGTTGACCTGGACTCAGACATCACAGTCTCCCCACAGGAAACCCAGCTCAACATCATTAAAGTAGAGGCACTCTAA
- the LOC129833841 gene encoding uncharacterized protein LOC129833841 isoform X1 produces the protein MGLLKKIKTEFLLCERGKEDAVEFLCQIKEIVSKHRNSKIPLAKPKSYELRIGGLEDTVHAGDGEQLEVWKDCYLPERMEMVVIGALDDFRCSAAGWQLVLLLCEDGNVYAYEFEVLHLVARSLEDLFKSGAEFPGLEKFRFGECFEELTEEEMEKEMQCDEIKKIDDEHIQFRRRLEIEMLEDLKAIKQSETIVTELPTTKGPSSVEERTGHGRTFWTARDPTPREEILAGRDRLPWEQLETARRAEAAGERNQRYEGTRLARKPERQPQKRGYWRSQVGDLSQLPRAYGDELVTGQAPRYRGDAHGVLSAHS, from the exons ATGGG GTTGTTGAAGAAGATAAAGACTGAGTTTCTTCTCTGTGAGAGGGGAAAAGAAG ATGCTGTAGAATTCCTCTGCCAAATCAAAGAGATTGTGTCAAAACATCGCAACAGCAAGATTCCTCTTGCAAAGCCGAAAAGTTACGAGTTGAGAATCGGTGGTCTGGAGGACACTGTCCACGCTGGAGATGGTGAACAGTTAGAAGTTTGGAAAGACTGCTACCTTCCAGAGAGAATGGAGATGGTGGTCATTGGTGCCCTGGATGACTTCCGATGTTCGGCAGCAGGATGGCAGCTGGTTCTCCTGTTATGTGAAGATGGCAATGTCTATGCCTACGAGTTTGAAGTTCTACACCTGGTTGCCAGAAGCTTGGAGGATCTCTTTAAGTCTGGAGCGGAGTTCCCAGGACTGGAGAAATTCAGATTTGGAGAATGCTTTGAGGAATTG ACtgaggaagagatggagaaagagatgcaatgtgatgaaataaagaaAATCGATGACGAGCATATTCAGTTCCGAAGAAGATTGGAGATTGAGATGCTGGAGGATCTCAAAGCAATCAAGCAATCTGAG acgatcgtgacagaactacccaccaccaaaggaccaagcagcgtggaagagaggactggacatgggaggacattctggacggcaagggatcCTACACCcagggaggagatcctggctggtagggatcgcctcccatgggaacagttgGAGACAgccaggagagcggaggcagcagGAGAAAGGAACCAGCGGTATGAGGGAACaaggctggcaaggaagcccgagaggcagccccaaaaacgAGGAtattggcggagtcaggtaggagacctgagccaactcccccgtGCTTACGGTGACGAGCTtgtgactggtcaggccccgCGCTATAGgggtgatgcgcacggtgtcctcagtgcgcactcatag
- the LOC129833841 gene encoding uncharacterized protein LOC129833841 isoform X2, which yields MLLKKIKTEFLLCERGKEDAVEFLCQIKEIVSKHRNSKIPLAKPKSYELRIGGLEDTVHAGDGEQLEVWKDCYLPERMEMVVIGALDDFRCSAAGWQLVLLLCEDGNVYAYEFEVLHLVARSLEDLFKSGAEFPGLEKFRFGECFEELTEEEMEKEMQCDEIKKIDDEHIQFRRRLEIEMLEDLKAIKQSETIVTELPTTKGPSSVEERTGHGRTFWTARDPTPREEILAGRDRLPWEQLETARRAEAAGERNQRYEGTRLARKPERQPQKRGYWRSQVGDLSQLPRAYGDELVTGQAPRYRGDAHGVLSAHS from the exons AT GTTGTTGAAGAAGATAAAGACTGAGTTTCTTCTCTGTGAGAGGGGAAAAGAAG ATGCTGTAGAATTCCTCTGCCAAATCAAAGAGATTGTGTCAAAACATCGCAACAGCAAGATTCCTCTTGCAAAGCCGAAAAGTTACGAGTTGAGAATCGGTGGTCTGGAGGACACTGTCCACGCTGGAGATGGTGAACAGTTAGAAGTTTGGAAAGACTGCTACCTTCCAGAGAGAATGGAGATGGTGGTCATTGGTGCCCTGGATGACTTCCGATGTTCGGCAGCAGGATGGCAGCTGGTTCTCCTGTTATGTGAAGATGGCAATGTCTATGCCTACGAGTTTGAAGTTCTACACCTGGTTGCCAGAAGCTTGGAGGATCTCTTTAAGTCTGGAGCGGAGTTCCCAGGACTGGAGAAATTCAGATTTGGAGAATGCTTTGAGGAATTG ACtgaggaagagatggagaaagagatgcaatgtgatgaaataaagaaAATCGATGACGAGCATATTCAGTTCCGAAGAAGATTGGAGATTGAGATGCTGGAGGATCTCAAAGCAATCAAGCAATCTGAG acgatcgtgacagaactacccaccaccaaaggaccaagcagcgtggaagagaggactggacatgggaggacattctggacggcaagggatcCTACACCcagggaggagatcctggctggtagggatcgcctcccatgggaacagttgGAGACAgccaggagagcggaggcagcagGAGAAAGGAACCAGCGGTATGAGGGAACaaggctggcaaggaagcccgagaggcagccccaaaaacgAGGAtattggcggagtcaggtaggagacctgagccaactcccccgtGCTTACGGTGACGAGCTtgtgactggtcaggccccgCGCTATAGgggtgatgcgcacggtgtcctcagtgcgcactcatag